A region from the Hypomesus transpacificus isolate Combined female chromosome 11, fHypTra1, whole genome shotgun sequence genome encodes:
- the LOC124474292 gene encoding carbohydrate sulfotransferase 15-like: MYVECLFKSSLISTSHFPFPSSHPTCKMSHADYKYRALPQTDYKYGAATQEVENHRKRSAMPCEGDGPISLFTAPEVKQVATQVAMQVAMWSLSFMRSITKIKLLSFLLGLTFTVLVMTSYILTCDRKRRQVTPSPLHLTPTKVHLSGLPSSRTSPLGEVDLELLMETVGLKLRLSSPRTVPALKDVLHSDLHLFSVIPRQFLPNVKSPCWYEEHVGNTSADVYGENLYALHSVNFRTVCDYLKRDFREHLYHNNSKLYRLRCLPYFYIIGQPKSGTTDLYHRLMLHPEVRFSTMKEPHWWTRKRFGIIRLKDKATDRFPVEDYIDLFDLAAYHIQDGFLGNASDGHSNQQIVTGEASASTMWDSLAGSCSHGDGAGREPHFLVPDFIHAAQPDAKLIIMLRDPVERLYSDYLYFHMVNKSAERFHHKVCESLEMFQSCLSESSIRSCIYNTHLFYHMPVRLSLGLYIIYLLDWLTVFHKDQILILRLEDYAANLKTSMHRVFHFLSLSPLSEHRELLLAKKPMSNTRRAQDRSLGPMLALTRSMLQRFYQPFNQHLAQLLDNQAFLWTDP; the protein is encoded by the exons ATGTATGTTGAATGCCTCTTCAAGTCAAGCCTCATTAGTACTTCCCACTTCCCCTTCCCTTCATCACATCCTACCTGCAAAATGTCTCACGCGGACTACAAATACAGAGCCCTTCCTCAAACAGACTACAAATATGGCGCAGCCACACAGGAAGTAGAGAATCACAGGAAGAGGTCAGCAATGCCATGCGAGGGAGACGGCCCCATCAGTCTGTTCACAGCTCCGGAGGTCAAGCAGGTTGCCACGCAGGTTGCTATGCAGGTTGCTATGTGGTCACTGTCCTTCATGCGGAGCATCACAAAGATCAAACTCCTCAGTTTCCTGTTGGGGTTAACCTTCACGGTCTTGGTTATGACATCGTACATCCTGACCTGTGACAGGAAAAGACGCCAAGTGACCCCGTCACCGCTCCACCTCACACCCACCAAGGTTCACCTCAGCGGCCTCCCCTCCAGCAGGACGTCCCCTCTGGGAGAGGTGGACCTGGAGCTCCTGATGGAGACGGTGGGCCTCAAGTTACGCCTCAGCAGTCCCAGGACGGTTCCTGCTCTGAAGGACGTTCTTCACTCTGATCTTCAC TTGTTCTCGGTCATTCCCCGACAGTTCTTACCCAACGTCAAGAGTCCGTGTTGGTACGAGGAGCACGTTGGAAACACCAGCGCAGACGTGTACGGTGAGAACCTTTACGCGCTGCACTCGGTGAACTTCCGAACTGTCTGCGACTATCTGAAGAGAGATTTCCGTGAGCACCTGTACCACAACAACAGCAAACTCTACAGGCTACGCTGCCTGCCGTACTTCTATATTATCGGCCAACCCAAAAGCGGAACGACGGATCTTTACCACAGACTCATGCTTCACCCTGAGGTCCGGTTCTCCACCATGAAAGAACCACACTGGTGGACCAGGAAGAGGTTTG GTATCATCCGTCTCAAAGACAAGGCCACAGATCGCTTCCCTGTGGAGGACTACATAGACCTCTTTGATCTGGCAGCTTACCACATCCAGGATGGCTTTCTGGGAAATGCATCAGATGGCCACAGCAATCAGCAGATAGTCACAG GTGAAGCCAGTGCATCCACCATGTGGGACAGTCTAGCTGGGAGCTGTTCCCACGGTGACGGAGCAGGAAGGGAGCCTCACTTCCTGGTTCCGGACTTCATCCATGCTGCCCAACCGGATGCTAAACTCATAATCATGCTGAGAGACCCGGTAGAAAG GTTGTACTCAGACTACCTGTACTTCCACATGGTGAACAAGTCAGCAGAGCGCTTCCACCACAAAGTATGTGAGTCTCTGGAGATGTTCCAGTCCTGTCTATCCGAGAGCTCCATACGCTCCTGCATCTACAACACCCATCTGTTCTACCACATGCCT GTGCGACTAAGTCTTGGACTCTACATCATCTACCTGCTGGACTGGCTGACAGTTTTCCACAAGGATCAGATTTTAATTCTGCGTCTGGAGGATTACGCTGCCAATCTCAAAACATCCATGCACAGGGTCTTCCACTTCCTGAGTCTAA GCCCTTTATCAGAGCACAGAGAGCTGCTGCTAGCTAAGAAGCCCATGTCCAACACTCGCAGGGCACAGGATCGGAGCCTGGGCCCCATGTTAGCCCTCACCAGATCCATGCTGCAGCGCTTCTACCAGCCCTTCAACCAGCACCTGGCTCAGCTCCTGGACAACCAGGCCTTCCTGTGGACTGACCCATGA